One window from the genome of Actinomycetota bacterium encodes:
- the ilvN gene encoding acetolactate synthase small subunit: MAKHTLSVLVENKPGVLARISGLFARRGFNIESLAVGPTEIPDVSRMTIVVNVETKPLEQVVKQLNKLVPVLKIVELDKDQSVERELLLIKVKASPETRAQIVEIADIFRSKIVDVAPGALTIEATGSPDKLLAMTDMLRPYGVREFVRTGLVALARGDRGIADKALRLAEKGA; the protein is encoded by the coding sequence ATGGCCAAACACACGCTGTCCGTCCTGGTGGAGAACAAGCCGGGCGTGCTCGCCCGCATATCGGGGTTGTTCGCCCGCCGTGGCTTCAACATCGAGTCGCTGGCGGTCGGCCCGACCGAGATCCCCGACGTCTCGCGTATGACGATCGTGGTCAACGTCGAGACCAAGCCGCTCGAGCAGGTCGTGAAGCAGCTCAACAAGCTGGTGCCGGTGCTCAAGATCGTCGAGCTCGACAAGGATCAGTCGGTCGAGCGCGAGCTGCTGCTGATCAAGGTGAAGGCGAGTCCCGAGACCCGAGCGCAGATCGTCGAGATCGCCGACATCTTCCGTTCGAAGATCGTCGACGTCGCACCCGGCGCGCTCACGATCGAGGCGACGGGTTCACCCGACAAGCTCCTGGCCATGACCGACATGCTGCGTCCCTACGGCGTGCGCGAGTTCGTGCGTACCGGGCTCGTCGCATTGGCGCGCGGCGACCGGGGGATCGCGGACAAGGCGCTCCGCCTGGCGGAGAAGGGGGCGTAA
- the ilvC gene encoding ketol-acid reductoisomerase, with amino-acid sequence MANIFYDDDADLSVLDGRKVAIIGYGSQGHAHALNLQDSGVDVRVGLYEGSKSWAKCEAEGLRVLPVAEAAKEANLIMMLLPDTVQKKVYDESVKPNLKKGKALFFAHGFNIHFKQIKPSKTVDVAMVAPKGPGHLVRRTFTEKIGTPALLAVHQDATGNAHAIAKAYAKGIGATRAGLIETTFQEETETDLFGEQVVLCGGTSELVHAGFETLVAAGYQPEVAYFECLHELKLIVDLLYEGGFKYMRYSISDTAEYGDYSRGKRIVNERTRKEMQKILKEITSGRFAREWIKENAEGATNFNAMRKEQADHQIEQVGEKLRAMMPWIEKK; translated from the coding sequence ATGGCGAACATCTTCTACGACGACGACGCGGATCTCTCTGTTCTGGACGGCCGCAAGGTCGCGATCATCGGCTACGGGTCGCAGGGACACGCGCACGCGTTGAACCTTCAAGACTCCGGCGTCGACGTCCGGGTCGGGCTCTATGAGGGCTCGAAGTCGTGGGCAAAATGCGAAGCCGAAGGGTTGCGCGTCCTGCCGGTCGCCGAGGCGGCCAAGGAAGCGAACCTCATCATGATGCTGCTGCCCGACACCGTTCAGAAGAAGGTCTACGACGAGTCGGTCAAGCCGAACCTCAAGAAGGGCAAGGCGCTGTTCTTCGCACACGGCTTCAACATCCACTTCAAGCAGATAAAGCCGTCGAAGACCGTCGACGTCGCGATGGTCGCGCCGAAGGGGCCGGGCCATCTCGTGCGCCGGACCTTCACCGAGAAGATCGGCACGCCGGCGCTGCTCGCCGTCCATCAAGACGCCACCGGCAACGCGCACGCGATCGCGAAGGCCTACGCGAAAGGGATCGGCGCGACGCGCGCCGGGCTGATCGAGACGACGTTCCAGGAAGAGACCGAGACCGATCTGTTCGGCGAGCAGGTCGTGCTCTGCGGCGGGACGTCGGAGCTCGTTCACGCAGGCTTCGAGACGCTGGTCGCGGCCGGGTATCAGCCCGAGGTCGCCTACTTCGAGTGCCTCCACGAGCTGAAGCTGATCGTGGACCTGCTCTACGAGGGTGGGTTCAAGTACATGCGGTACTCGATCTCCGACACCGCCGAATACGGTGACTACTCCCGCGGTAAGCGCATCGTCAACGAGCGGACGCGCAAGGAGATGCAGAAGATCCTGAAGGAGATCACTTCGGGCCGGTTCGCGCGCGAATGGATCAAGGAGAACGCCGAAGGCGCGACCAACTTCAACGCGATGCGCAAGGAGCAGGCGGATCACCAGATCGAACAGGTGGGGGAGAAGCTCCGCGCGATGATGCCCTGGATCGAAAAGAAGTAA
- a CDS encoding alanine--glyoxylate aminotransferase family protein, with amino-acid sequence MRKPEILMTPGPTPVPAEVLLAQGSPIVYHRGPGYAAVLRECTEGLQWLMNTSNDVLTYTASGSGGMESAVVNLFSPGDRVLVVSVGNFGERFVKIATAYGLDVKLLEYDWGKVAQAADVAAALEPGIKGVLIQHSETSTGVVNDIEAIGAVVKDHPALLVVDTISGLGATPLMVDEWGIDVAVGGVQKGLMMSPGIAFVSVSDAAWKANETAKCPRFYLDWGPVRDAYNRKEPENPYTPAVSLYLGLREAVRLLREEGIDNVFARHRRNSRAVKEAVKALGLDLVGEALDRAVCVTAIRAPEGIDGDELTALVRSRFGIVFAPGQGKWKGKVFRIGHLGYIDAGDVLQAMAALESCLSEMGYPAKPGAAVAAAEEVYAQKG; translated from the coding sequence GTGCGGAAACCCGAGATACTCATGACCCCCGGCCCGACCCCGGTCCCGGCCGAGGTCCTGCTTGCCCAGGGCAGCCCGATCGTCTACCACCGCGGGCCGGGCTACGCGGCGGTCCTGCGTGAGTGCACCGAGGGGCTCCAGTGGCTCATGAACACCTCGAACGACGTACTCACCTACACGGCCAGCGGCTCCGGCGGCATGGAGTCTGCGGTCGTGAACCTGTTCAGCCCGGGCGACCGTGTCCTCGTCGTGTCGGTAGGCAACTTCGGCGAGCGGTTCGTCAAGATCGCCACCGCCTACGGCCTGGACGTGAAGCTCCTCGAGTACGACTGGGGCAAAGTCGCTCAGGCTGCCGATGTCGCCGCCGCACTCGAGCCGGGCATCAAAGGCGTGCTCATCCAGCACTCCGAGACCTCGACCGGCGTGGTCAACGACATCGAGGCGATCGGCGCCGTGGTCAAGGATCACCCGGCGCTGTTGGTGGTCGACACGATCTCGGGACTCGGCGCGACGCCGCTCATGGTCGACGAGTGGGGCATCGACGTCGCGGTCGGCGGAGTGCAGAAGGGTCTCATGATGTCTCCCGGGATCGCGTTCGTGAGCGTCAGCGACGCCGCGTGGAAGGCGAACGAGACCGCCAAGTGCCCGCGGTTCTATCTCGACTGGGGCCCGGTCCGCGACGCCTACAACCGCAAGGAGCCGGAGAACCCGTATACGCCTGCCGTGTCGCTGTACCTCGGTCTGCGTGAGGCGGTCCGCCTGCTGCGCGAGGAGGGCATCGACAACGTCTTCGCGCGCCACCGCCGCAATTCACGCGCCGTGAAGGAAGCGGTGAAGGCGCTCGGGCTCGATCTGGTCGGTGAGGCCCTCGATCGCGCGGTGTGCGTGACGGCGATCCGCGCGCCCGAGGGGATCGACGGCGACGAGCTGACCGCGCTGGTGCGGTCGCGGTTCGGGATCGTGTTCGCGCCGGGCCAGGGGAAGTGGAAGGGCAAGGTGTTCCGCATCGGGCACCTCGGCTACATCGACGCAGGCGACGTGCTGCAGGCGATGGCCGCGCTCGAGTCATGCCTGAGCGAGATGGGATACCCCGCGAAGCCGGGCGCCGCGGTCGCGGCGGCCGAAGAGGTCTACGCGCAGAAAGGCTGA